The window ttgtttattttgaattaaataaggTATATTGTACAGACTTGTATTTTTTCTATATTCTCTTTATAGGTTTTTTCAACTCTTGGGTGTCAACATCatttgctaaatatattttagtagcaTTTTCCTTAAAAAACTTAGTGCATTGTTCAGTGTAATTTCAACAAACTTCACTGCATTACagctatatttataaatgtttcagaAGTCCAATGATAGGTAAATAATTCTGAAAGAGAAAAGTACTGAAAAGTGTAATTAGTGGTATGCAATGAGAGATGAAAAGGTTCAGGAAAAGCAGTTTtggtacaaaatatttcatttcttaatcCTACACTTTGTCATTTATATATTGAGTGTATTAAGTTTCCAAAGGATACAACTTCAATGGCTGTGAATGATATTGTCACAGATATATATAATGTCTCGgttcatatataatttttctaaacaTCTTTCTTATTGTTAATCatactataaatattacacagtttatTATACTAATTCTTGATTCGGCCTAATATCATACATACTTTCTTGTTTTATACCTAATGAGCTGTTACACTCTTCACTGAAATTTTATCAAACTGTGTTCGTATtctgaatttttgttgttatgcGTATGATCTGGTTATATATAACACCTTTCATCATTTtgtcaaaatgtttatttcaaagaaaactaGTTTATCGTATAGTTAtgggaaattttattttatatataacttatGGTTAAAGTACACACGTTTCTAAGAAAACAAGTAactagttaaaaacaaacaaacttgacaaACCTACACCTTAAATTTCcatattatataatgtatatatttcaaaaccTTTTCATGTAACGATTTTTCAGTTCGGAATACGTTTTATTTCCAGTGCGGTTTTTCACGTTAAGGCAATCAAATTCACTTTAAATCTTCTATTCAAAATCTTCAGAGTTTAGAGTAGAATTCGCTTTTGACAATTAAAGCCGAGGAGATGTCGCTAATTCTGCTGCAACCTAAATGGACCAATCAAGTGTTTTTCTGTTTAGTGTCAAGTCAAACTATGAAATATTAGTACTGATCTTTAAGTTACAAGTACTTTATCTGAGCATAACGTTTAAGCTAACCTTTACACGGAAGAAATTTGTAAATATACAGataacaaaaattagtaaaaaagtGGAAGTCTTTAATAACTAGaaataacgtttattttattaaatatgaaaattgaaaGGCGTTGCTAATTAATATGATCAAAGTTTGtaactaatttaaatattaatggttTTAGGGTTAAAATGTGCAATGAAAAAtcacttttgttttaattagCCCATTTTGAATTcagaaaagtgtaaaaatattattttgttccttTCACAAATATCTGCTTAAGTGTTTCGGGAAGTaccaaatttcattaattttgccGACTCTCCGACATGTTTGATGTCTTTATACGCCTCTAAAGACTTGGAATTACGATGGACAAATTAAGAGGCACTGAGAACAAAAAATCTGTAGTAAacgtgatttttatttaaattcttagGTTTACTGTTTTCTAATTTCTCGCCGGTTTTCGGCATTTATTATGTGacactttttttcaaattttgtttgagAGGGAGcgtgtttaaatgtttttgtggCCTGTCTACTGCgagtattgaaactcgattttcagcattataagttTTCAGGCTTTCCGCTAAGCCAGGAGAAGGCGATACTTGAAATACTCGTATtgtaacgtttttgtttttccttttttttatgaCAGGTCTCATGATAACTATATATGGTTATTTTAAAAACTCAAGATTAGATTTACTACGTACCGTGAGAAATAGGTCAGTTAAGTCTTTAAAATTCTTTACAAAGAAGccgttaaaataaacaaaaacaaataaaaaacaactgaacattTGGTGCTTTGGCATCACTCAAGTTTGTGAAAGAAACAAGTCCATAACTTTCCATTATGCTGAAAATAATCAAGTCGTTACACACCTGCTAAGGCCATTGCTAAGTCCAGTTCTTTTTTTAACATCTGCAGAACCTGGATTGCGCCTTGTTCTCCCTAACAAATAAAAAGGgcataacatttcaaaaatatttattatagaagtgtacgatattacagaaacatttatttgattACATAAATCTAAGAAATCCCTGTTTTACAGTATTTGAATACGGTAACTGACTGCAGATGAGGAGTAAGTGCAGTTTTAGAAACTAAAGCACACAAGTCGCAGCGCAAaacctaatttaacaatgtaagactagagaaaaagcaactattcatcaccacttaccaccaactcttggactactcttttaccaaagaatagaggaattgactgtacattataacgcccccacaattgaaagggacgaacatgtttagtgtgacgagcattcaaacccgtgactctcagacaacgagtcgagtacctttatcatctagccatgccggactTCCCtcgttaattgtttgtttgtttgtttgtttgtttttggaatttcgcacaaagctactcgagggctatctgtgctagccgtccctaatttagcagtgtaagactagacggaaggcagctagtcatcaccacccaccgccaactcttgggctactcttttaccaacgaatagtgggattgaccgtcacattatacacccccacggctgggagggcgagcatgtttagcgcaacgcgggcgcgaacccgcgaccctcggattacgagtcgcacgtcttacgcgcttggccatgccctcGTTAATTGAGTgcataatgtttaatatttcagaTATCTGATAACTATTGCTACCAGAAAAAAATGCAACTGTTTTGGAGTAATTTGACAATACTGATTCTAAAAATCAAGTTTGAAATTATTGATCACCCCCAGTTCTCCAATTATGACAGATTTATGcaatatattcttatatatcgtgaaaataactttttccttaacaactttatttattcatcaaaattgcatttaaaatgttaaaaaatacataatattaataccAGTTTAAAAAGCAATGAGTATAATAAGATTATACATTGAACATACATTCCGGCTATGTATTGCAGAGATGACTGGTATGGGCATTATAAACTTTAACGAAAATAAAGTatacgaacaacgtttcgaccttaggttatacatcttcaggttaacaaagacggTTTGAAACGGACCTTTAACAGTACCAAGTACAACATTAGAATTTATTGAACCAATTTAACGGATGAATCAATTACTTTCTTTAATGGGATATTAGTGTATAATGATTTTAATACCAAGGTTGGCACTATTTACTGGTTCAAAGAACGTTATATTCCAAAGGTATTCAGACGTAACAAAACTATCTTTTACCgtatgtttgttataaatatatggtTTCAGAACGTTCATCACAAAGTTTCCAAATTATGTCTGTATGTTCCTATATTAGATGCAATAGCTCCATTAGGGTTGTTAGTTTGTGAATTTTAAATAATCCATTAATTATCCCACGCTGTGAACGAACGAGTCTCatgttgtaataaattatacacaTATGAATCCACTCTTTTTCAGTTTTAACAGCTATCTTTACAATTTACCCTCTCTTTTTCAGAATATGGTTAAAGTTAAACTCATTAAATCTTGTGATATCTGACCAATGCCGGATCAAAGATTTTATTGGCCCGAGGCTTTTCAACTTAAAGAGGCCCCATCGAGACAGAACCTCCAtatgcaatacatttatagtcatagtTTAAGGTCCCCAAATTAGCGTAAGTCCATGGGCATCATCCCGGTGAGAAACGCCTTAAACCGGGGTTGTGTCTGACAATATGTGATTTACTTTATCTGCATACGAAAATATGTCTGAAATTACGACACCGTTGTCATTATCAGGTTTTAAGAAAAGCAAGTTCTTCTAAGCTGCGAATTCTTTGGCAAATAAATTGTTAAATGCATCacgtaactttaaataattataagaatTCAAGACTTGATCCGAAATTTCGGTGGCTATGCTGTCAAATGATGTTTCAGTTTTGATagatgttttctttcttgagttTTATGGAAGGTTCATACAATGCGGAAAAGGGAACAAAAAAGGGCTaaagtttacttaaaattaaaatgagtTTTCCCTATAAAGAATTATTCAAGAGAACTGTACACTTTtatattcttgaaaattcttttaGGTCTCAAGACTGGATTTACAGatgtactaaaatataatatgaacTTTCAACTGGTCGTTCAAAGAAAGTCGTGCTTATTATTTTTCTTCGCAGTTacttgttttatagcaaagccaccttaagctatgtgctgtgtccactgcaaGAAATCGAGCCACAGATTTTAACGTTGTTAGTTCTGCAGATTTACCGGGGAGTATTTGGTAGTTGTTTAACGTGAATTTCCAAATTGATGCGTTATGACAACGCTGAATTTATTCAAaagtaaatgctaaaaaaattgtAGAACTTATTATGAATAATTCTGTACACAATTGCAACAAGGGTCACACTATTAAACCTCAACTGCAGGCGTACAGCGAAAGTGTCGGGCTTTGGGGGTTCAAGCCATTTCCTTAGCcttaaacttgaaatatatatatatgcactagGAAAAGTCATAATCAGATATCTGAATACTTATCTATGACATGaactactttaaaataatgaGAGTTACAGTTGTTATTGGAGAGAAGAGTAATTGGTTCAAATCAAACCAATTATAAAAACGCAAATTTTAACTTCAtgataataaagtttaaacactgtaatttcattttaacacaaacagtaaaacttaaTTTAACTTTACGTTGTAGACCAATCCCCACAACAGTGGTCTTCCGACAAAGACAGCACGTGCTCCAAGTGCCAAAGCTTTCAGCACGTCAGTTCCGGTTCTAACACCACCGTCAAGATAAATCTCACAACGGCCACGAACAGCTTGAACTATTTCGGGAAGTACTTCGACCTTGAGAATAGATTATTCTTtcatgaacaaataaaaaggaaaaattacacaaaaacaaaatttatatattttttttaaactctggGTTTACTTGCTTCCACAATGAGggaatatatattatacttttcatGAGACATTAGGTCTATTACGTTTTCATACACTACGTTTTTCATTTAGGGAATATCAAGTTCAACACCTATGGTCTAATATGGTATTTTTTCACCTGCATGTACGtacgtatgtgttttcttatagcaaagccacatcggactatctgctgagcccaccgaggaaaatcgagcccctgatttcaGCATTATAAACCAGTAGACTTATCTCTGTACAAGCGAAGTGCTATAGGtatgaatttaaattttcttaatagACGATAAAAAATTTGAACAAACTTCGCTACTTTGAGTTTCAGGGCTAAAACCCTATAAAAAGAACGAATAAGCCAAagtatttgaatttttgttttgaacgCTAGCAAACCATAACATTAATGTATGAGCTAGagctgtttttacacattattctGTGAGGAGCCTCTTCAAGACTTATTACTTGATGTTCCtctaaaatatctaatttgtaataacaaattttgttgttATACTTACAGATGCAGGTACTCCGTCAAGTTGCCGAGCTCCATGATTTGACACTAGTATCGCAGAAGCTCCATACTCTAAAGCCAACTTAGCATCTTCAGctaagaaaaaataatgaaattatattttaatggctTCAGGTCAAACATTGTTTCACAAGCAAGCAACCGatcagtaaattttatttttcagtcttaAAATATAATCAGATATCCATATTTATTTCAGACAAAGTTGGGATAGTGAATGGTACatacaataaattaacaaaacGGTATGaagaactgtttcacatttttCGCGACGTTTCTAACTTTCCATTCGAATCGTAGTTACGTTTTTGTCAAGGTATTTAGTACATCACGCATATAAGTCGATAATCTTGCTTCACAAAGTAGTCTGCgagtaggttttgtttgtttgttttggaatttcgcgcaaagctactcgagggctatctgtgctagccgtccctaattttgcagtctaagactagagggaaggcagctagtcgtcaccacccatcgccaattcttgggctactcttttaccaacaaatagtggggttgaccgtaacattataacgcccacacggctgggagggcgagcatgtttggcgtgacgcggatgcgaacccgcgaccctcagattacgagtccttCGAGTAGGAATTGCAAAGTCACTTCAATTCTGcgaactttttatttaaaaaaagtggcatgtttcaataaaatttaatctATGTCTTTGGTTTCAAAAGTTCGACAACACAGCACTTATTGATACTAAGCTATTCTGTCTTTTGTtacacaaggcccggcatggccaagcgtgttaaggcgtgcgatttgtaatctgagagtcgcgagttcgcattcccatttgaatatatataaaattatatattcaaacatctaagcacgccctctacatccctacactcagttacacaacccatttcaaacatgtggtcagctttcggtcagttacctctttctttctttgcgaacctgacgatgaccgaagaaggtcgaaatgttgttcgctcctttacgtaaaaaaatttttcaacccaaacgagccgtttccacatatatatttttctctacaagtgggttttctcaacatcaccgatacaccccaacattaagttcacccgtgaacaggaaaaaaaatactAACCAAATGGCATTTCTCAttctcaagatcacaagaaccgatacactattaaaaacagaaatccacagaaaaacaCGCATACTGGACCATCCATTCCCTGGGaatcagcacatgaaacaaaacaaaaactcaacattttcagaaaccaaataaacacagccacaaaactatgatCACTCTATAAAATTAACGACGAcatcaacagaataaaacaacacTACATCAACATCAGCaagtttcctccaaaaaccgCAGAAATAATTATACGCATACACCTAcatcaacaagaaacaaacaataataaattccaagatacagaaactacaaaaccttacactgctgaataccatatgttcccaacatcaacgaaaaacaaaaccaacatttgaaaaaacttaacaaaacacaacattccagtaaacaccaaatttattccaaaaacagttacaaaactaaagtccataccacataaaaactacactgacaaacacaacattaacattatttataaaataaaatgcaacaacagctacgacttctgtattggagatggaagcaaaaaaatggaaatcagattcaaagaacacgaaAACCACcatcacacgtttttgaacactgcaaatcaaataaacgcaacataactatagaaaacacaaaGATATTaagcagggaaacaaatatacagaaacgcaaaatcaaagcTATACTTATACAACATCTaaacccaaaattaaaccaatataagggagtacctttacacctatactaattaataacgtaACCGTCCTAATATCTAACTGCAACGTCCTCTAAAATGCCGTACCtctttatactctcgtccctaagagaTGTGCCCAGAAATGCTTAGGTACAAACTGTTTCTTTATCAACCAGAAGCTGACTTAAGAACGTCAAAagattgttttgtactttattttaatttagcgctaatacccataccagccgttttgctAATACATGATGGTAAAGCTGTTGGGATGTTATCTGTTCGTCATCATCTGCAAATTCTACCTAGAAAAAAAACGCGTGCGAGTACAATGTCAGGGAAAAGACAGAACACGTGCGGTTACAAATACAACTGTAGCGACAGGTGTGCTTGTTTAtggacataaaataataaaaatatgataagagCCTATACATTTAGTTATTCTAAACATCAGATATTTAGCactgtttatttcatttagtagggacagaatggttgtatttgttttatttcaaaaatgttattgCTTATAGAAACTTTAACATATACTTTATACTTTTAACTGGCACATTGGGACTATTATTTTCAGTCACCTAATTAGTGTTAACTCGTTGTTTGACATCTGAGTCGTGATAAAAAAGTAATCCAAACAGTTTCTCATTATATTTGACGGGAATCCGAACAATTATCCCAATAACACTTTGCCAGAATTCTAGACATATACAACACATGAGCCAAAATAAAAAGTTGATACAGTTTAAAGTAACAGAAATCATTGCACCGAATGGATTTAGTGgcaattttatttacacatatatatctATTATGCTtcggaaaaatatattatttatgtttaagtGTTCAGGGTAATATGATTTAAGTATGGTTTGTTTGAAAGGATGATGACAAAATTACTCATGAATCAGCCATTTTTTGCTTACAACGTGGCTTTATAGAGGGGGAGATAAACcgtctaataatattaacattttattatacgatttaaaaaaaaaaattaaagcttcaGTTCTCCATTACCCGTGACTATCGACTTCCAAATGTCCCCTTTGaaagtttttaaagaaagaaaagtaattcAAACTGCATTAacgtttcagtttattttttttcggATAATAGAAAAATAGTAATGGTAATTTCCGACCACTGTGTCATTCTTCttattgaaataaacaacaaaaagcaattatgaaaatttaaacatttccaGGTTTCAATAGTAGATGAAAAATCGACCTTATAAAACTATACGTGCAGCGAAAATCTATTTATAGTGTTATTGGTTGTAAAGCACAGTTTACCGATTACCAAACAAAGTTATTCTTAGAAAATGAAAACCGTTTAATACACTTTCCTTTAATATACATTCTTCAACGTAATTACGAAACAAGTCATATAATTCAGATTGTAAATTCATGTTTCCTCCAAAATAGAGAAAAATGTCCATTTAAGATTGTTGTTGATTTTATCTTAAAGCTAAAACTGTCTAtcatttcttttacaaaaatCACAAGCTTTTGGGTTATGTTAGCGATGGATTACTGTTATCGTTTGGTAGGTAACAGCTGATTATCTTTCGTAAAGAGAAAATGGTGTATTTTCAGACCGTTGATAATGATTCAGAAATATTAATCTCTGAAGAATGAAACAAAAAGCACTTTCGTGAAAAACATTAAGATTCAGGCTCATAACCAATATCATAACATGGAAAAGAAAGGTTTTCATGCAAAAACACCTTTGTTTGCTTATTATTTCGTTAAAAGCCACGTGACTGCATAGGCTTATGTAAAAAGTACAAAGACTTTTCGCAAATGACATTTTTTCACCGAATTAGAatgaaagtgaaattaaaaagtctgttaaagtatatattaactGGTTACACAACACGTAtaattgaacatttttttatccGCAGAGAATCATACGGTTTTTCaattttcttcttcttccaaACACTTTAATCGACCGCCATTCCTCAGCGGATTGACTTAACTTCGTAGCGTTATATATACATCAGCCTGATGCGCTTTttcaattatatttcaaatttagaCATTTCTAAAAATTTTATGGGGAAGAAAGTCAAGcaaccaaaaatataaaacaatcgatataagaattggcacaaataAATTTTCATGTGCTCAACATAGACATACAAAATAGTTATTTGCCAGTTTTGAGTCCTTTTAGGAGGGTGAcagtttataagaaaaataattttggtcaATAAATCGGCTATATTTGACCAATTTATATaagagttaatatttattaacaggcaatacacatttacaaacacaaacggcccggcatggccaagcgtgttaaggcgtgcgattcgtaatctgagggtcgcgggttcgcatcccggtcgcgccaaacatgctcgccctttcagccgtgggagcgtaataatgtgacggtcaatcccactattcgttggtaaaagagtagcccaagagttggcggtgagtggtgatgactaactgccttccctctagtcttacacagctaaattagagatggctagcacagatagccctcgagtagctttgtgcgaaattcaaaaacaaaaaaaaacaaatattggaCTTCaccatttttaataattatagggCGTGGAGAGTCAACATGACATAAAAAGCATAATTGGGGGATTTTAACAATTTATCTGTCATATTTCAGCCAAATTACATGGGATTTGATACAAATATACCTTCTTGCAGGTCCCAAGTAGTGGTAAAGACAGTTTTAAAGTTGTGTGGTGTCAAAATTGCCCATGTTGAGTTGAGATTGAGAAGCGGAAGCATATTAGATTCGTCCGCGAATTTTGTCCTTTTTGATTATGAACAGAAATTTCAATTTTAGAATTTGCAGAAAACATCAATGCTCAACATTCAACGACAAATTACCAGTAAGAACCCCTTTGACTACCAGAGGAAGTTTCGTTATTTCTTTCAACCACAAAATGTCCTTCCATGTGATGGAGGGATCGAACAGGGAAGCAGCATACTCGTTTAAGCCCGATTCCTTTTTGGCCTCTTGAATTCCATTGGATTTTATATCTAATTCTCCGAAGTTAGCCATCCTGcgaataaaatatcaattttttttcactCCAAATTTTTTACCTttgcatataattaaaatattaacatcaatttatttcagaaacattgttaattgatattttatgaaatttattaaaagtagTTCTATTTATGAACccaacaaataaaattgtttacttgAACGTTTATATTAGCGTTTTATATCGACACATAAAGTCATGACACAATTTATCCAAACTGGAGAAAAGATTTTCTGAAAATTTACATTGTTATCAACTGAAAGGATTCTAAACAATAAAAATCGTTCAAACGTgagaaaaagttaattaaaactgGTTTGATATGTGGTTTTAAGAGTCACGTAAAACCAATGGGTCTCAGATACTTATATTAATGTACTTGCACTTgagacaaaaacaagaaaaaatcattaACCTACCTCAAGTGACGTGGTAGAGAAAATTTGTTTCGGGCATCAGGAAGCCGTAATCCAAACATTGGAGTATCAATAGTCAGGACTAAAGCACGATAACCAGCATTCTCGGCTCTCCTGACTAGTTCTTCTGTCACTTTTCGATCTCGATATATGTATAATTGAAACCATAACAGCCCGTTCGGTTTCGCTTCGGCTACCTCTTCAATAGACGATGTAGCTATTGTACTCAGTGTCATAACAGTTCCAACAGCAGCGGCGGCTTTTAGACATTAACACAATTTtagatgttaatatttattagaaaaatatgCGCAAATATCTGAATCTTTATATGAGTGGACTTCCGTTTActatttcacaatttattttgtCATGATATAAAAGTCTGTTAAGTGTaagcattattaatttatttattttgtgactgAATATTTCAGGGTTGTTTAGGTTTTTTTCGTGACAAGAGaattaatagtaattattttaattacgacAAGTTTATTACGTAACTCGGTGACaattatgttgtgtttgtaattcattgattTTGAGGCTATCTAACGTCTTTAGCCAACAACACCCATATATTTGGTTTTCAAGTAGCATATGTTAAGTAAGTTTGGttgacaatatttattatttattgcctAAAGGAATTGAAAAAGAGCAAGAGGCTgggaatataaaaacaaaacctaactCTGAAAAATGAACTAAAGTCTGAAATAAAAAATCGGGTAAATTATAAAAGGTACAAAATTTAGAGAAACCAGTAGCAAACTGGTAACAGATATTCAGAATTAAAGATCACTTATGTggaagtaagaaaaaaaaaaactaccatcaCACAACTCCCAGAAGGTGTATTTCAGCTTACCACGAGCAGTGGCGACTTCTCCATCGGGATGAGCCATTTTTTGCATAGCCGTGGGAGCCACGCCTACAGGAAAACTAACTGGTTGACCCAAAATGGTCGTACTGAGATCGCGACAAGAAACATTCCTTAAAAGACGAGGCCGAAGTTTGAGCCTAGTGTGagcataaaaatacataaataaaaatgttattaaatgatCCTTTTCTTAcatttagataatataaaaactacCTAACTCAATATTagttaatctatataaatataatagtactgtcagTCGTCTGTTacatgtccatgtaactacttcgaaAGGTGTTAATAGATCTTTACCAAAATTTGGTAAGGAGGTTCATTGGGTCCAGGGAAAAATCTATTCAAATTTCCAATACTGTTGTTTTGAGAGGTGTTTTTTACCATTACCTCTCCTCTTGTTGATGGATCTTTACCACACTTGTTATGAAGATTCATTGGGTCCATGCAAAGTTGCAATTTCACGTTTTGCGTTTCTAAAATTAGATATATAGGAAGCAACTTTCTATGTGCAAAGATAACCTTTCAGTAACCAAGGATTTGCATAACTTTCGTCCAGAGGATGAGCACTTCAGCTAGTTGTTAATGTAGTTCTAATGATGCGTTgctttttgaaaaacaaaatcataatgtTTGGCAAAAGAGCCTATGCGTATAAACCTTCATCAATATGATATCCTCAGCTATTACATTTGAATGACTTTCAATGAGTGATGTTAGTATACACATTCATTGTAGTGTTGTTTATAAGACTGACATTCTTTAAAATAGAAGTGCTTATAGTTATTAACCTAAATGCTGGTTGGTGTAGGTGACAAACTAACACTGTTGTATAGATAAAGAAATAGTTACTAACATTCAGATAATTATGAATAGCTAAGAAGCATGGTTTGATAAATGACTCATTTCACTAAATCTGATAAACCGAAGTTTGTCTTAGCaaacattcaaaataacaaaatttccTCCACTTCACGCTTTTCCAAAatactgtaacattaaatttCTTCGAAATACTTCTTACCCAAAACTAACTCAAATATGAATTATAGGATATTACAAACATGATCATGTACGAAACCACctgacaatattttttgtttgttcgttttaacGACCATCCGACGTGTAATAGTTTTTCAACAATGTGTGaacgttatatttttattttgtaaattattttgtttgatgagAAGTTTTGAAAACATGCTAAGTAAATTTGTAGTTTATACATTTGctaattatttttagtaactgTCAATTCGGAATTTGAATTGTAAATACCGTTGATTAATATAGGGTTACAGTAACGTATAAATTGTTAAAGTTCTAGGAGACTGTTTTTGCATTAAGATTATGAGCTTACAAAACATTCTAGCGGTTAAGTGGTTGGCAACTATACTGGATAAAATAACAGGCAGTTAGAATTTCAAAATCGTTAtttccgataaatatatattacgtcGTCTGCGAGAAACTTATGGTAATGAACTATAGCCCGACTTCAAATATTATCTCAGTACAAAGTTCAG of the Tachypleus tridentatus isolate NWPU-2018 chromosome 13, ASM421037v1, whole genome shotgun sequence genome contains:
- the LOC143240621 gene encoding 2-Hydroxyacid oxidase 1-like isoform X2, producing MDQETRMVCLDDFENFAAKHLNKSAFDYYRSGANQEQTLRENIEAFRRLKLRPRLLRNVSCRDLSTTILGQPVSFPVGVAPTAMQKMAHPDGEVATARAAAAVGTVMTLSTIATSSIEEVAEAKPNGLLWFQLYIYRDRKVTEELVRRAENAGYRALVLTIDTPMFGLRLPDARNKFSLPRHLRMANFGELDIKSNGIQEAKKESGLNEYAASLFDPSITWKDILWLKEITKLPLVVKGVLTAEDAKLALEYGASAILVSNHGARQLDGVPASVEVLPEIVQAVRGRCEIYLDGGVRTGTDVLKALALGARAVFVGRPLLWGLVYNGEQGAIQVLQMLKKELDLAMALAGCSRISDISSALIVKSEFYSKL
- the LOC143240621 gene encoding 2-Hydroxyacid oxidase 1-like isoform X1, which translates into the protein MDQETRMVCLDDFENFAAKHLNKSAFDYYRSGANQEQTLRENIEAFRRLKLRPRLLRNVSCRDLSTTILGQPVSFPVGVAPTAMQKMAHPDGEVATARGKLKYTFWELCDAAAAVGTVMTLSTIATSSIEEVAEAKPNGLLWFQLYIYRDRKVTEELVRRAENAGYRALVLTIDTPMFGLRLPDARNKFSLPRHLRMANFGELDIKSNGIQEAKKESGLNEYAASLFDPSITWKDILWLKEITKLPLVVKGVLTAEDAKLALEYGASAILVSNHGARQLDGVPASVEVLPEIVQAVRGRCEIYLDGGVRTGTDVLKALALGARAVFVGRPLLWGLVYNGEQGAIQVLQMLKKELDLAMALAGCSRISDISSALIVKSEFYSKL